Genomic segment of Edaphobacter bradus:
CCGAGGTCGAGAATCTTCTGAAATTCTTTCGTGGCAACGTCGCGATAGGCCGGACATTGAACATCCATGATCGCGCGACGTCGATTGTTGATCTGTGCTAACTGCGTCGGCGTTGTATAGCTGTAGCCGTTGGTTTCATAGCGAATGCCGTATGGGTCCGTCGCTTCGTACTTGTACAGGTCAGTCTTATATTGCTCGGTCGTCAAGTCGGCCCAGATTGGCTTACCAAACAGAATCATCTTTACGCCTTTGGCACGGGCATGCAGGATCGCATCATGCAACTCGTTCCGTGTCCCCAATCCGGGATCGGTATCGAGAGATGGATCACAGCTATCTTGCCCGCCACGAGCCCATCCGACCAGTTGAATGGCTGTTACGCCGTTCGCGGCACACTCGTCGATATATTTCGGAAGATCGCGATATGGAATCCTGTAGTCCTGCTCCGCTCCATCGATCTGCAACTGCAGCCACGAGTGCACGTCCTTTACCCACCCGGCAATATGAGGCTGCTGGAACCAGGTTGACCGCCAATTCTTGTATAGGTCGAGCCCTGCATGCCAATCGCCATCGTAGGCGCGCAGAACCACAGGCACGAGTTTCTTCGTAGATTGAGGTTGCACGAAGACGAAGTGGCAGGTACGGAATTCAAGATTGACCGGCCTGCCTGAAATCTCTTGCTGCTGCGGCACCAACGAATCGGGCGATTCGAGGAAACCGGGGCGCTGCTCAAAGGTGAACTCCAGCAGATAACGCTGCGTCGGGTCGTGCATCTCCACATAAAGGCCTTGCTTCGCAGCCTGAATCAAGCAGAAGAGACTCTGTTTCGACTCAATGGTCATTGTCGGGAAATCTACCCCCCAGTAGCCCTTGTCGTTTCTGAACGCCGGGGAAAGTGGAGAGCTGTTCAGATTGCCGTACCACATGTGCTCCGACTGCATGCTCTCACCTGGCGTCGGAGTATTCACATCTCCAAAGTAGGGGTAGTCGACGGTTTCAATTGTCAGAGACGAGCGGTTAACCAACGTAGGGTCAAAAGTGAGAACTCCCTTTTCCAAGGTCACCGCCGCAGTGAATATCAGCGGTAGGGCACCGCCGTGTTCGCTGACCGGGTCCTTCCATTCAAGTTCCACCTCGGTATCCGAAACCTTCACTACCTTGGTAGCGCGCTGGTTCTGCCCGAGAACAAAATTTGCGCGACGATGCGGTAACGGCGCAAGCAGACGGAATGACACACCCAGCTCTGGGCGCCGAGCAATCGTCCAGTGGGTAGACTTTCGCTCAAGCCGCGTTATCGCACCCGATCCCTTGTCGAACGCTACAAGCAACTCGCTGTCCTGCAGGACGACCTCCTCGCCTGTTGCAGTACTCCCAATTGCAGAGCCGTTCGATTGCGCTCGCGCTTCAGTGCTTTCGGCAACTGCCCCGAACATAGCCAAACCGGCCAACTTATTGAATGTTCTTCTGTCCATATTTGTCCCCAATCAATCTATTTTTCTTGAAACAATTTGTTTGAAGCGAAGATAAAGGCCCATCGCGGCGCTCAGAGAATATTGTCGATTAGCGTGCATGAGCCCTATCAATCGCTGACCGTTGAAATGCGAGAAATCTCCTGGGTTTCTCTGGGCTAACACAGGTCAGCGGATGGTCTTACCGGTTGATCGAAGGTCACTATCGCTGTTATTGGTTACAAACGCAAAAGCCAGGGAGTCGAATCACTGCGAGTTTGCCATCCTTTTCGAAAATACGGCGTAGCTCCGTGTCCCACAGATCTTCAAAGCAAATGCCTCCGATAATAGGAGCCTGTGAAGCGCAGCATTTGGGGCTCTCTTTGGTTTCGGCGCAAATCTTAAGTTTCGACGCGCACGATTGTCAATCGATAATAATCGATTAGCTTCTATTAGATCTGTGTCAATAGCCACCGCGCAACCTTTCAGTTGAGGGTCTTGCTCGGATTTTCATGTATGTTTTAGCGGGTTATCGGCTCCTCGTCCTGCGAACCGTCGTTCGTCGCGGTCATATCGAACAGTCACATCTGATGCGGGCCTAGCGGAATCGCGAAGAACATTATTTCCAAATCCTGCTTAAAAAACAAAACCAATCGATTGCCATCTATTTTGGAGTATCATGGCCCGTGTCAAAGCGGGTTTGACCAGAGGTCGCAGTCATCCATCAAAAGCGACGGCACCACGGAGAGAAGGGACACAAGCGACATCATGAAATCTGATCAAAATAAGCCGTGCGAATTGACTCGCCGCGGATTCGTCCGCTCTTGCGTCAATACCAGCCTTGTTCTCGCAACTAGGCCCCTATGGGGCCTCTCCCGCATGAATGCCGCCAAGGTATCGCAGTCGGCCTCTCCTGAAATGAAGTTTTCCCTCGACCAGGATTGGCTCTTTGGAGGCAAAGTAAGCTCCCAACTCGAAGAGAGTCAATTCGCCAAAGTCACTCTCCCCCACTGCGTCGCCAGGCTCTCATGGGAAAGCTGGAACCCGGACTCCTGGGAGGATGTGTGGCTGTATCGCCGCTACATCTCCCTACCTCAGGAACTTCCAGGTCGTCGGGTCTTCCTCAAGTTCGACGCGATCATGACGGCCGCCGAGGTGTCCATCAACGGCGTAAGCCTACCCGCCCACCAGGGCGGCTACCTGCCAGTTACTTACGAGATCACCCAGGCGCTCAAGAAAGGCGACAACGTCCTCGACGTAAGAGTTGACGCACGTTTTGAGAACGTGCCTCCGGCAGGATCGCCGCGCGGCCCGCGCGCCGTCGATTACTACCTGCCCGGTGGCATGATTCGCGGGGCGATGCTATTTGCAGTCCCGGACGTATTCATCAGCGACGTCTTCGCCAAACCCATGGATGTACTCGAGCCCAGGCGCCGCGTCGAGATCGCCTGCTCTCTCGACGCCGCGACATCGCCCGAGGAAAAATTGCAGCTCGAAGTGAACCTGCTCGACGGCACTCACGTAGTCTCCAGCACACGCAAGGAATTGTCCGCTTCAAATTCCGGCAAGTTCGACGAAAAGATCACACTCGGTGGCTTGAGCAACATCAAACTGTGGGACGTCGACTCGCCAAAGCTCTACGATCTCGTTGTTACTCTAACTGCCGCCGGTCGTCCGGTTCACGACTACCGCACACGCATCGGTTTCCGCGAGGCTAAATTCACGGTTGACGGCTTCTTTCTCAACGGCCGCCGCCTGCACCTCTTCGGACTCAACCGCCACGAACTCTACCCCTACGTCGGCTACGCCATGCCGCCGCGCGTCATGCGGCGCGATGCGGAGATAATTCGTAACGAATTCCACTGCAACATCGTTCGCTGCTCTCACTATCCGCAATCAGAATCCTTCCTGGAAGCATGCGACGAACTTGGCCTGATGGTGTGGGAAGAAACACCCGGCTGGCAATACATCGGCGACGCAGCGTTTCAGGACCTGGTCGTGCAGAACGTCGGAGACATGATCGTCCGTGATCGCAACCACGCCTCCATTGTCATCTGGGGAGTTCGCGTCAATGAGTCACGCAATGAGCAGCCTCTCTACAAGCGCACCACCGCGCTTGCAAAGTCGCTCGATGACTCTCGCCCTTGCTCCGGCTCCATGACAGGCTTCGACAAGTGGCAAGAGGATTGGCACGAAGATGTCTTCGCCATGGACGACTATCATCAGTCGCCCGACGGCACCGTGCAGATCTATCCTCCGCTACCCGGCATCCCCTACATGCTCGCCGAAACCGTCGGCCAGCGCACCTACACCGCGACCGGGTTTAACAACGTGTATCGCCGCGCGGGCGACATCGCGACGCAATACAACCAGGCCCTCTACCACGCGCAGGCACACGACAAAGCCCTCGCCTATCCGCGCCTCTGCGGCGTGATCGCGTGGTGCGCATTCGAATACGGCAGCCCGCAGAACTCACACAAAGGCGTGAAGAATCCCGGCGTAGCCGACGTCTTCCGAGTTCCGAAACTCGGCGCAGCCTTCTATCAGTCTCAGGTCAGCCCAGATATTAAGCCCGTCATCCTTCCGAATTTCTATTGGAACTTCGGGCCTTCAACTCCGCGAGGCCCAGGAAAGGGCGCCGCAATCTTTTCCAATTGTGATCAGTTGAAACTCTACGTCGATGGCAAGCTGCATTCCACGATAGAGCCTGACCGCAAGAACTATCCCAATCTCAAACACTCTCCGTTCTTCGCCGATCTCGATCTCGACGGAGCAAATCACCCCGAGCTTCGAATCGACGGCTATGTCGCCAGCCGCAAAGTGACCTTTGCCTCGTTCTCTTCTGATCTCAAACAGGATCAATTCTTCGTCACGGTCGATGATGAGGCCATCGTAGGCGACGGACTCGATGCGACTCGCGTCGTCTTTCGCGTCGCCGACAAATTTGGTGCTCCAAGGCTCTTCGCCGGCGGAGATGTAAACTTCACGCTCACCGGCCCCGGCCTATTGGTCGGAGACAATCCCTTTTTCCTCACCGAAAGCGGAGGTGTAGGCGCAATCTGGTTGAGAGGTCTTCCTAATACCTCTGGAAAACTTACTCTGCAGGCCAGACACTGCGCTCTGGGAAGCAAATCGATCGTGATCGCCGTGCATCCAGACACCGGAGCACGGCGAGTATAGAGTTGAACACCGGTCGTCCTTAAGTTTATGGAGAACGGCCGGTGTTGACTCGAGCGCGTGTCCAAACCTCGGCGCACGGAACATTGGCTTCTGGGCCGCAAGAGAAATCTCGCTGCACCTCGAAAGGCTTCGATATTGGGGGCTGCGTAGCCTTCGATTCGAATACCATTCTAAACTTCTCGGCCGATCGTACAAACGTGTTTTGCGAGTTCCCTCCCGCTTTCTTGCTGGCTTTTTCTTTTTTTTAGAAACCGATCTCCCGGTGATTCCTACGGCAAAAAGGAAATGATTGCGAAACACCGCCAAATAGCTCTAGAATTTTCAGAGACCATTCTCTGACGGCTGAGACGTCTCATCAGACTGACAAGATGCGCAAAGACATGCAAGAACAAGATCGGCCCTCAGTTGGAAGGCTTTTTGCCGCAGGGCGCAAACGTTAGGATAAAGAGTGAACATCAGAGAGATTGCACGGAAGGCATCGGTTTCACATTCCACCGTTTCGCGAGTCATCAACAAGGTCAGCACTGTTGATCCCAAGCTTGCGCGTCGCGTGCTAGCTGTTATCGATGAGGTTGGCTATCGTCCCAACTATCAGGCGCAGGCACTGGCGCGAGGACGCAGTCATACCGTTGGCCTGATCGTGTCGGAATTGACCGGTGGTAATCCCTTTTTCTCTGAAATCATCCTTTATTTTGAACGTGCGGCCGTGGAGCACGGCTTTGAGGTTCTCATCAGCTTTGCAGACACTGAAACCGACCCAAGTCATGTAGCCGTCTGCGCAAACCGGATGAAAGAACGCCAGGTAGAAGGAATCGCCGTTCTTACTTTTGGGATGGAGCAATCGCTCATCGATGGCGAAGATCGCGCTGACTTGCCGATCGTTTTTGTCGGGGCCGATCGAGTGATCGAGGGTGTCAGGAACATCCAGATCAACTATTTGGCTGGCATGCGCGAAGCCGTCAAGCATCTTGCCGACTTCGGACACAAGAGAATCGGCTACCTAAGTGGTCAGTTGAGTTTGAGCAGCATGCGGATGCGTTATGACGCTCTGCGCAAGGCATTCAAAGCCATCGGAATTGCGATCGATAAGGGTCTCATCGTCGAATGCGATCATACCCTTGAAGGTGGATTCCAGGGGATGTCTCGACTATTAAGTCTCCCGCGCCCCCCGACCGCCGTGCTTTGTTCTAATGACATGGCAGCAATGGGAGCACTGCGTGCGATGAGCCTACGAAAGCTTCACGCGGGCAAAGATATTTCTGTCATCGGTTTTGACGATCTTCCGATCTGCAATTACATGCAGCCGCCTCTGAGCACGATCCGATTCTCTCCTAAGGAGCTGGCGATACTCGCTTTCCGCGCTCTCATGGACGATATTGAGGGAACCGAAGGCAAGGGCGAGTACAAGTACGTGACACAGTTTGTTCTTCGGGAATCGACCGGCGCGCCCCGTACCTAGCTCATTTTCCGGCCAGGAGCTTCCGACTCGTATGTCGAGGCATGGGTCGTGTGTCTCCAAAATCAGTGCAGCCCCTCTCGACCGTTACAACCACAGGTCCTCATCCGGAACCGCCCAGCGCTCCTACGGGACCACGGCCACAATCACCGCGATTTGAGTAACCGTTGAATTAACAGTGCCAAATGTCGCGAATTGGAGACCGATCTCTCGATTATAGGACAATCGACCTGCGGATCCTGCCTTCGACACTCGTCGCGCACGCCCGATCTTCTTATGATGCCAATTGGTGAGCCTTAGCCTCAGTCTATCTCCAACTATTCTTCTTAGGTATGCAACTATGCTTGGATCTTTCGATCGCCATTCTTCTGTCGAACAAGGGGTGGACTGCTAGTTGACATGCTGGATGGCAACGTGTAGGTTGATGCAATCGATAAGAGACCGCTCTCTCGAATGGGCAATCGCACGATTGAGTCAAGTCGATACGGTCTGCTGAATGGAGATCAAACGATGAGAGTTACAACGTCCGTCAATCACAAGATCTGTCAGGCACTGGAAGAATGCGAAGGAATCTTGCGGCTTGCGCCGACATGGGTTCCACGTGCATACATGATGCCTGGCCGCCGGTTGAAGCTGGACACACGCGATCTCTATGCGTATGGTGCACACCGGGGTGGTGTCGATGAGCGCTGGATCGCATCCACGACGATGGCGATGAATGAAAACCGCGCTCCTGACGAAGGCCTAAGCTTTGTGGTCTCGGGCAGCCAAAGATTTCTCCTCAAGGAAGCAATCGAGGCGGAAGGCCCTCGCATGATTGGCCGACAATTGTGGGACAAGTATCAGCGGTGGCCGATCTACAGCAAATTCTTCGACAATATGGGGCCGATCCAGCACCATCTTCACCAAAGCGACGCGCAGGCCAAGTTGGTGGGAAGAGAAGGCAAACCCGAGGGCTACTATTTTCCTCCGCAGTTGAACCCGACGTTCGGGAACTTTCCACATACCTATTTTGGCCTTGAGCCCGGGACCACAAGGGCAGATATCCGCGCATGTCTGGAGCGCTGGAACGAAGGTGACAACAATATCTTGAACTATGCGAAGGCATATCGCCTGCAGCCAGGAACAGGCTGGCTGGTTCCCACGCGAATTCTGCATGCGCCAGGTTCCCTGCTGACCTATGAGCCACAGTGGGGCAGCGATGTACTGTCGATGTTCCAATCTATGGTCGAAGGCCGTCAGACCAAGCGTGATCTCTTAACGCAGGACGTGCCTATTGAAAAGCACAACGATCTTGACTTTATCGTAGACCTCGTAGATTGGGATCGAAATACCGACACGAATTTCAAGAGCAAGCACTACATTGAGCCGATGATCGCTGCCGGGGGTGAGGGCCATGGCTATACAGACCGCTGGGTTGTCTACGGCAGAATCGACGGTGAGCAGAAATTCAGCGCAAAAGAGCTAACCGTAGGGCCCGGTGCTCAATGCACGCTGCGCGACAACGCGGCATCTGGATTGATCGTGACGCAGGGTCACGGAAAGATAGGCAAAGTAGAGATTGAATGTCCGACCCTGATCCGGTTTGGACAGATGACGCAGGATGAAATCTTCATTACAGCGGAAGCCGCTGCCGACGACATTGTCATTGAAAACCACTCCAAGACCGAACCTCTCGTGACGCTCCGCTACTTCGGACCTGATGTCCACACAAACATGCCGGACGTCGGCGACCACGCGAGGTAGCGATCCACTCACA
This window contains:
- a CDS encoding glycoside hydrolase family 2 protein, producing the protein MNAAKVSQSASPEMKFSLDQDWLFGGKVSSQLEESQFAKVTLPHCVARLSWESWNPDSWEDVWLYRRYISLPQELPGRRVFLKFDAIMTAAEVSINGVSLPAHQGGYLPVTYEITQALKKGDNVLDVRVDARFENVPPAGSPRGPRAVDYYLPGGMIRGAMLFAVPDVFISDVFAKPMDVLEPRRRVEIACSLDAATSPEEKLQLEVNLLDGTHVVSSTRKELSASNSGKFDEKITLGGLSNIKLWDVDSPKLYDLVVTLTAAGRPVHDYRTRIGFREAKFTVDGFFLNGRRLHLFGLNRHELYPYVGYAMPPRVMRRDAEIIRNEFHCNIVRCSHYPQSESFLEACDELGLMVWEETPGWQYIGDAAFQDLVVQNVGDMIVRDRNHASIVIWGVRVNESRNEQPLYKRTTALAKSLDDSRPCSGSMTGFDKWQEDWHEDVFAMDDYHQSPDGTVQIYPPLPGIPYMLAETVGQRTYTATGFNNVYRRAGDIATQYNQALYHAQAHDKALAYPRLCGVIAWCAFEYGSPQNSHKGVKNPGVADVFRVPKLGAAFYQSQVSPDIKPVILPNFYWNFGPSTPRGPGKGAAIFSNCDQLKLYVDGKLHSTIEPDRKNYPNLKHSPFFADLDLDGANHPELRIDGYVASRKVTFASFSSDLKQDQFFVTVDDEAIVGDGLDATRVVFRVADKFGAPRLFAGGDVNFTLTGPGLLVGDNPFFLTESGGVGAIWLRGLPNTSGKLTLQARHCALGSKSIVIAVHPDTGARRV
- a CDS encoding LacI family DNA-binding transcriptional regulator, producing the protein MNIREIARKASVSHSTVSRVINKVSTVDPKLARRVLAVIDEVGYRPNYQAQALARGRSHTVGLIVSELTGGNPFFSEIILYFERAAVEHGFEVLISFADTETDPSHVAVCANRMKERQVEGIAVLTFGMEQSLIDGEDRADLPIVFVGADRVIEGVRNIQINYLAGMREAVKHLADFGHKRIGYLSGQLSLSSMRMRYDALRKAFKAIGIAIDKGLIVECDHTLEGGFQGMSRLLSLPRPPTAVLCSNDMAAMGALRAMSLRKLHAGKDISVIGFDDLPICNYMQPPLSTIRFSPKELAILAFRALMDDIEGTEGKGEYKYVTQFVLRESTGAPRT
- a CDS encoding cupin domain-containing protein, with the protein product MRVTTSVNHKICQALEECEGILRLAPTWVPRAYMMPGRRLKLDTRDLYAYGAHRGGVDERWIASTTMAMNENRAPDEGLSFVVSGSQRFLLKEAIEAEGPRMIGRQLWDKYQRWPIYSKFFDNMGPIQHHLHQSDAQAKLVGREGKPEGYYFPPQLNPTFGNFPHTYFGLEPGTTRADIRACLERWNEGDNNILNYAKAYRLQPGTGWLVPTRILHAPGSLLTYEPQWGSDVLSMFQSMVEGRQTKRDLLTQDVPIEKHNDLDFIVDLVDWDRNTDTNFKSKHYIEPMIAAGGEGHGYTDRWVVYGRIDGEQKFSAKELTVGPGAQCTLRDNAASGLIVTQGHGKIGKVEIECPTLIRFGQMTQDEIFITAEAAADDIVIENHSKTEPLVTLRYFGPDVHTNMPDVGDHAR